A region from the Streptomyces sp. 3214.6 genome encodes:
- a CDS encoding TerD family protein has protein sequence MTHAMLKGSNVPLKTTTVRAVLRWTPGQGVPDVDASALLLGLDGRVRSDEDFVFYNQPRHPSGKVWRLGKKRVAEGLTDTIQTDLSGVESGVGQILLVASADGVPFDRVRSLSILLYDAKSDGEPLATFDIRPETGEETALICGELYRRGDGWKFRALGEGYSNGLKGLATDFGISVDESEEASDPTPAQSTPSLSQPLPPEQPTSAVPQQQQQPAYGYPSSLPTHGYGYPDGSFRLPPQGPQFVGR, from the coding sequence ATGACGCACGCGATGCTGAAGGGGTCGAACGTCCCGCTGAAAACCACCACGGTACGTGCCGTGCTGCGCTGGACCCCCGGGCAGGGGGTCCCGGACGTCGACGCCTCGGCGCTGCTCCTCGGCCTCGACGGGCGTGTGCGTTCCGACGAGGACTTCGTCTTCTACAACCAGCCCCGGCACCCTTCCGGGAAGGTGTGGCGGCTCGGCAAGAAGCGGGTCGCCGAAGGCCTTACCGACACCATCCAGACAGATCTCTCCGGTGTCGAGTCCGGCGTCGGCCAGATTCTGCTGGTCGCTTCGGCGGACGGCGTCCCGTTCGACCGCGTACGTTCCCTCAGCATTCTGCTGTACGACGCGAAGAGCGACGGCGAGCCGCTGGCCACCTTCGACATCCGTCCCGAGACGGGCGAGGAGACGGCCCTGATCTGCGGCGAGCTGTACCGGCGCGGCGACGGCTGGAAGTTCCGCGCCCTGGGCGAGGGCTACTCCAACGGCCTCAAGGGCCTGGCCACCGACTTCGGCATCTCGGTGGACGAGTCCGAGGAGGCGTCCGATCCGACGCCCGCCCAGTCGACCCCGAGCCTCTCCCAGCCCCTGCCTCCGGAGCAGCCGACCTCAGCCGTCCCGCAACAGCAGCAACAGCCGGCGTACGGCTACCCGTCCAGCCTTCCGACCCACGGCTACGGCTACCCGGACGGCTCCTTCCGGCTGCCGCCGCAGGGACCGCAGTTCGTCGGACGGTGA
- a CDS encoding HpcH/HpaI aldolase/citrate lyase family protein, with translation MRHFGHLAPEVRQRLFYREPCVFDRDSPARLLSAALGATLYSPATRPRLADDIVKQTGRGVVSMVLCLEDSIGDEDVAAGEENLVRQFADLAARTEPEPPLLFIRVRTPEQIPDLVRRLGADAELLSGFVFPKFTEERGIPFLEALSGAEAASGRRLFGMPVLETPELMYRESRVDALEGIARAVEKYRSRVLALRLGVTDFCSSYGLRRAPDMTAYDVQIVASVIADVVNMLGRADGTGFTVTGPVWEYFRVPERMFKPMLRHSPFLEGQAVELRERLIEHAMDGLLREISLDHANGLLGKTCIHPSHVPAVHALSVVSHEEYSDAADILRPERGGGGVLRSQYTNKMNEVKPHRAWAERTMLRAEVFGVAHEDVSFVDLLAAGIPG, from the coding sequence ATGCGTCATTTCGGGCACCTCGCCCCTGAGGTGCGGCAGCGCCTCTTCTACCGGGAGCCGTGCGTCTTCGACAGGGACTCCCCGGCCAGACTGCTCTCCGCGGCCCTGGGCGCCACGCTCTACAGCCCGGCCACCCGGCCCCGGCTGGCCGACGACATCGTCAAGCAGACCGGCCGCGGTGTGGTGTCGATGGTGCTGTGCCTGGAGGACTCCATCGGCGACGAGGACGTCGCGGCCGGCGAGGAGAACCTCGTCCGGCAGTTCGCCGACCTGGCGGCGCGCACGGAGCCGGAGCCGCCGCTGCTCTTCATCCGGGTGCGGACGCCCGAGCAGATACCCGACCTGGTCCGGCGGCTCGGGGCCGACGCGGAGCTGCTGAGCGGGTTCGTGTTCCCGAAGTTCACCGAGGAGCGGGGCATCCCCTTCCTGGAGGCGCTCTCGGGCGCCGAGGCGGCGAGCGGACGCAGGCTGTTCGGCATGCCCGTGCTGGAGACGCCCGAGCTGATGTACCGCGAGTCCCGGGTGGACGCGCTGGAGGGCATCGCCCGCGCCGTGGAGAAGTACCGCAGCCGGGTCCTCGCCCTGCGCCTCGGCGTGACCGACTTCTGCTCGTCCTACGGCCTGCGTCGCGCCCCCGACATGACCGCCTACGACGTCCAGATCGTCGCCTCCGTGATCGCCGACGTGGTGAACATGCTGGGGCGGGCCGACGGCACCGGCTTCACGGTCACGGGCCCGGTGTGGGAGTACTTCCGGGTCCCCGAGCGCATGTTCAAGCCGATGCTGCGACACAGCCCCTTCCTGGAGGGGCAGGCCGTGGAACTGCGCGAGAGACTGATCGAGCACGCGATGGACGGGCTGCTGCGTGAGATCTCCCTCGACCACGCCAACGGCCTGCTGGGCAAGACCTGCATCCACCCCTCGCACGTGCCCGCCGTGCACGCGCTGTCCGTCGTCAGTCACGAGGAGTACAGCGACGCGGCGGACATCCTGCGGCCGGAACGCGGCGGTGGGGGTGTGCTGCGGTCGCAGTACACGAACAAGATGAACGAGGTGAAACCGCACCGCGCCTGGGCCGAGCGCACGATGCTCCGCGCGGAGGTCTTCGGCGTCGCGCACGAGGACGTCAGCTTCGTCGACCTGCTCGCCGCCGGCATACCCGGCTGA
- a CDS encoding phosphoribosyltransferase, which translates to MNNAVNNGDDRDRRDTRDSRVWSGTWVAERLGVELVGDGTLTDMLGLALRRNPKRAHLLVSNVLGKHVPQSPSLVHGHGFDLGRRVRELLGAQEAAEAVVLGYAETATGLGHSVADGLGTAPYLHSTRRPVAGVPTAGGFEESHSHATSHLLLPEDPALLAGDGPLVLVDDEFSTGNTVLNTIRALHERYPRKRYVVVALVDMRSAADAGRLDDFAHEIGARVDLVAAASGTVRLPPGVLEKGQELVARYESESAAAGRGSAASWPVAPRGGAAHRHSPAPLKPVAEAVSEEPPPLPAQSLTADVRPTPPGARGAVECAPTAARARPATTDPDPDENRTRQTRHRGHITRVELGWPRGLPDGGRHGFTPEHLIRLDAALPAMTARLAEAIPEDAARVLVLGFEELMYTPLRLAQQLERSVPAEVRYSTTTRSPVLAVDDPGYAIRSRIVFPAHDDPADGPGERYAYNIAGGGFDAVVAVVDSVADTAALHAPDGLLARLAAHTPHVVLAVVPSYVPEPLSAAALSEERPAMLPEPLRGPAFSSYAPEEVGWLLQDLSDVTLEAPTEEREEAIQSGGAHYAESLPVEYQPSEQYQELFHAALETSAARLAQAVGVVTETVIAERSPRPVLVSLARAGTPVGVLMRRWARFRHGLDVPHYAVSIVRGRGIDANALRWLAAHHDPRDVVFVDGWTGKGAITRELAAAIEEFEAGGGAAGFDAEIAVLADPGSCVRTYGTREDFLIPSACLNSTVSGLISRTVLRADLVGPDDFHGAKFYRELAGADVSVAFLDVVAARFPEVADAVDGAAKELLAGDRTPSWEGWAAVERISEEYGIHDVNLVKPGVGETTRVLLRRVPWKILARAGAGADLDHVRLLAGQRGVPVEEVDDLPYTCVGLIHPQFTRGATGADGRAVTV; encoded by the coding sequence ATGAACAACGCAGTGAACAACGGGGACGACCGCGACCGCCGGGACACCCGGGACAGCCGGGTCTGGTCCGGCACGTGGGTCGCCGAGCGGCTCGGGGTCGAGCTCGTGGGCGACGGCACGCTGACGGACATGCTGGGCCTGGCCCTGCGCCGCAACCCCAAGCGGGCGCACCTGCTGGTGTCCAACGTGCTGGGCAAGCACGTCCCGCAGTCCCCGTCCCTCGTACACGGACACGGCTTCGACCTCGGCCGCCGGGTGCGCGAGTTGCTCGGCGCGCAGGAGGCGGCCGAGGCGGTCGTCCTGGGCTACGCGGAGACCGCCACCGGCCTTGGCCACTCCGTCGCCGACGGTCTCGGCACCGCCCCCTACCTGCACTCCACCCGCCGCCCGGTGGCGGGCGTCCCGACGGCGGGCGGCTTCGAGGAGTCCCACTCCCACGCCACGTCCCACCTCCTCCTGCCGGAGGATCCCGCGCTGCTGGCCGGGGACGGCCCGCTGGTCCTGGTCGACGACGAGTTCTCCACCGGCAACACCGTCCTGAACACCATCCGCGCGCTGCACGAGCGGTATCCGCGGAAGCGGTACGTCGTCGTCGCCCTCGTCGACATGCGCTCGGCGGCCGACGCGGGCCGCCTGGACGACTTCGCCCACGAGATCGGCGCCCGCGTCGACCTGGTGGCGGCGGCCTCCGGCACGGTGCGGCTCCCTCCGGGGGTGCTGGAGAAGGGGCAGGAGCTGGTGGCACGGTACGAGTCGGAGAGTGCCGCGGCGGGTCGTGGGTCGGCTGCGTCGTGGCCGGTCGCGCCCCGCGGCGGAGCCGCACATCGACACAGCCCCGCGCCCCTAAAGCCTGTTGCAGAGGCCGTGTCCGAAGAGCCGCCGCCCCTTCCCGCGCAGAGCCTTACAGCCGACGTGAGGCCCACCCCCCCAGGGGCGCGGGGCGCTGTTGAATGTGCGCCTACCGCCGCGCGGGCGCGACCGGCCACGACGGACCCGGACCCGGACGAAAACCGCACCCGGCAGACGCGGCACCGCGGCCACATCACCCGCGTAGAACTCGGCTGGCCCCGCGGCCTCCCCGACGGCGGCCGCCACGGCTTCACCCCCGAGCACCTAATACGCCTCGACGCCGCCCTCCCCGCCATGACAGCCCGCCTGGCAGAGGCGATACCCGAAGACGCCGCACGCGTCCTGGTGCTCGGCTTCGAGGAGCTGATGTACACGCCCCTCCGCCTCGCCCAGCAGCTGGAGCGGAGCGTCCCCGCAGAGGTGCGCTACTCGACCACCACCCGCTCACCCGTCCTCGCGGTCGACGACCCCGGCTACGCGATACGCAGCCGAATCGTTTTCCCTGCGCATGACGACCCGGCCGACGGCCCCGGCGAGCGCTACGCCTACAACATCGCGGGCGGCGGCTTCGACGCCGTGGTCGCCGTCGTGGACTCCGTGGCCGACACCGCGGCCCTGCACGCGCCCGACGGGCTGCTCGCCCGGCTGGCCGCGCATACCCCGCATGTCGTCCTCGCGGTCGTACCGTCGTACGTCCCCGAGCCGCTGTCCGCAGCCGCCCTGTCGGAAGAGAGACCCGCCATGCTGCCCGAGCCCCTTCGCGGCCCCGCCTTCTCCTCGTACGCGCCCGAGGAGGTCGGCTGGCTGCTCCAGGACCTCTCCGACGTGACGCTGGAGGCGCCGACCGAGGAGCGGGAGGAGGCCATCCAGAGCGGCGGCGCGCACTACGCCGAGTCGCTGCCCGTCGAGTACCAGCCCAGCGAGCAGTACCAGGAACTGTTCCACGCGGCCCTGGAGACCTCCGCGGCGCGGCTCGCGCAGGCCGTCGGCGTCGTCACGGAGACCGTGATCGCCGAGCGGTCGCCGCGGCCCGTCCTGGTCTCGCTCGCCCGCGCCGGTACCCCGGTGGGGGTGCTGATGCGGCGCTGGGCGCGGTTCCGGCACGGGCTCGACGTGCCGCACTACGCCGTGTCCATCGTGCGCGGCCGGGGCATCGACGCCAACGCGCTGCGCTGGCTGGCCGCCCATCACGACCCGCGGGACGTCGTCTTCGTCGACGGCTGGACCGGCAAGGGCGCGATCACCCGGGAGCTGGCCGCGGCGATCGAGGAGTTCGAGGCGGGCGGTGGAGCGGCCGGCTTCGACGCGGAGATCGCGGTGCTGGCCGACCCGGGCTCGTGCGTGCGGACGTACGGCACCCGGGAGGACTTCCTGATCCCGTCCGCCTGTCTCAACTCGACCGTGTCGGGGCTGATCTCGCGGACCGTCCTGCGCGCCGACCTCGTCGGCCCGGACGACTTCCACGGCGCGAAGTTCTACCGGGAGCTCGCCGGCGCGGACGTCTCGGTGGCCTTCCTGGACGTCGTCGCCGCCCGCTTCCCGGAGGTCGCGGACGCCGTCGACGGCGCGGCGAAGGAGCTCCTGGCCGGTGACCGCACGCCGAGCTGGGAGGGCTGGGCCGCCGTCGAGCGGATCAGCGAGGAGTACGGCATCCACGACGTGAACCTGGTCAAGCCCGGCGTCGGCGAGACCACCCGGGTGCTGCTGCGCCGGGTGCCCTGGAAGATCCTCGCGCGGGCCGGGGCGGGCGCCGACCTGGACCACGTGCGGCTGCTCGCCGGGCAGCGCGGGGTGCCCGTCGAGGAGGTCGACGACCTGCCGTACACCTGCGTGGGGCTGATCCACCCGCAGTTCACGCGCGGGGCGACCGGCGCCGACGGCAGGGCGGTGACGGTCTGA
- a CDS encoding HAD family hydrolase — translation MPVLVASDLDRTLIYSAAALALTMPDARAPRLLCVEVHEARPLSFMTETAAQLLTDLGDTAVFVPTTTRTRKQYQRINLPGPQPAYAICANGGHLLVDGATDQDWHGSVLARLADECAPLAEVQEHLTKTADPLWLRKQRIAEDLFAYLVVERELLPEEWVKELAAWAENRGWTVSLQGRKIYAVPKPLTKSAAVREVARRTGAELTLAAGDSLLDADLLLAADRGWRPGHGELADAAWTAPAITALPERGVLAGERILREFLKNS, via the coding sequence ATGCCGGTTCTGGTGGCGAGCGACCTCGACCGTACGCTCATCTACTCGGCGGCCGCCCTGGCGCTGACCATGCCGGACGCCCGCGCGCCGCGCCTGCTGTGCGTGGAGGTCCACGAGGCGAGGCCACTGTCGTTCATGACCGAGACGGCGGCGCAGCTGCTCACCGACCTCGGTGACACGGCAGTGTTCGTGCCGACGACGACCCGGACGCGCAAGCAGTACCAGCGCATCAACCTTCCGGGCCCGCAGCCGGCGTACGCGATCTGCGCGAACGGCGGTCATCTGCTGGTCGACGGGGCGACCGACCAGGACTGGCACGGGTCCGTGCTCGCCCGGCTGGCCGACGAGTGCGCGCCGCTCGCCGAGGTGCAGGAGCACCTGACGAAGACGGCGGACCCGCTCTGGCTGCGCAAACAGCGCATCGCCGAGGACCTGTTCGCCTACCTCGTCGTCGAGCGCGAGCTGCTGCCCGAGGAGTGGGTGAAGGAGCTCGCGGCCTGGGCGGAGAACCGCGGCTGGACCGTGTCGCTGCAGGGTCGCAAGATCTATGCCGTGCCGAAGCCGCTGACCAAGAGCGCGGCCGTGCGCGAGGTGGCCCGCCGCACCGGCGCCGAACTGACGCTGGCCGCGGGCGACTCGCTGCTCGACGCCGACCTGCTGCTGGCCGCCGACCGGGGCTGGCGCCCGGGGCACGGCGAACTGGCCGACGCGGCCTGGACGGCCCCGGCGATCACCGCCCTGCCCGAGCGGGGCGTGCTGGCCGGCGAGCGCATCCTGCGGGAGTTTCTGAAGAACTCCTGA
- a CDS encoding FmdB family zinc ribbon protein: MPRYEYRCRTCGDTFELSRPMARSADPASCPAGHDDTVKLLSTVAVGGTASAPAPGAGGGGGGGGGCCGGGCCG; the protein is encoded by the coding sequence ATGCCTCGCTACGAGTACCGCTGCCGGACCTGCGGCGACACCTTCGAACTGAGCCGGCCGATGGCCCGGTCCGCCGATCCCGCGTCCTGCCCCGCGGGTCATGACGACACAGTGAAGCTTCTCTCAACCGTGGCCGTGGGCGGCACCGCCTCCGCCCCCGCGCCCGGAGCGGGCGGCGGGGGCGGAGGCGGAGGCGGTTGTTGCGGCGGCGGCTGCTGCGGCTGA
- a CDS encoding transglycosylase domain-containing protein → MTQAGQGEEPQEPDATMQLKVPASFRADETMQLRVSDIPALPDISEGGGEGGGDKKARSSKNRRKAPRPSVFARISAALGPRLTPFLAALAPYVARVTPYARKLRPQYPRPGRTGWRRWIPSWRQWLGGFLASMGLSSLLLVVAYAATDIPDNINSYATQQDNVYFWADGTPMARTGWVQRQAMPLKDIPEDVRWAVLAAENASFYSDPGISFKGITRALFRTIGQGDTQGGSTITQQYVKNVYLNQNQTVSRKFTEAMISLKLDDQMSKDDILEGYLNTSWFGRGTYGIQRAAQAYYGKDVSQLNASEAAFLASLLRGAGLYDPTLSSANRARAVERWSWTLDRMVEIGKLSKAERAKYTKFPEPLKANPLYDTGEQSDYLVELASQYAKKAGNISDKDFDLGGYQIYTTFDKKRETQLTDAVTKARKKAQKDDPKDAAAAHYGASSVAADGRILAVYGGPDHRTQGYNESNATTVPAGSAFQPFVYAAGLEHGIHKTRDGETTEITGDSLYDGNNKALLTTPEGYYWDRNGKRVVSENDGGKSYGQISLHRALARSVNTPFMQLGMDTGLDVVRSTAEKSGLLSSSFGAQVPALSTGSATPSAIRMASGYATFAAGGKHTEPYSVRMITKNGTKVVLETPATDRAFGADVAEEVNSALADSFSLAHPDDVPSSQQQAARSGSLGRVTGKAGTTQDDTAAWYVGSAKAVSTAVVVYRIDLTKSLEPLPLKGIAGTTHDSVPYGIWSGAMSPLG, encoded by the coding sequence GTGACCCAGGCGGGGCAGGGGGAGGAGCCCCAAGAGCCAGATGCCACCATGCAGTTGAAGGTCCCTGCCTCTTTCCGGGCGGACGAGACCATGCAACTGCGGGTATCGGATATACCGGCCTTGCCGGACATATCCGAGGGCGGCGGTGAAGGCGGTGGCGACAAGAAAGCGCGTTCGTCGAAAAACCGGCGGAAAGCCCCCCGCCCTTCCGTGTTTGCCCGAATATCCGCGGCTCTGGGTCCCCGGCTGACCCCGTTTCTCGCGGCACTGGCCCCGTATGTGGCTCGTGTCACGCCGTACGCCCGCAAGCTGCGCCCGCAGTACCCGCGCCCGGGCCGTACCGGCTGGCGGCGCTGGATACCCTCCTGGCGGCAGTGGCTCGGCGGCTTCCTTGCGTCGATGGGCCTGAGCAGCCTGCTGCTGGTCGTCGCCTACGCGGCCACCGACATACCGGACAACATCAACTCGTACGCCACCCAGCAGGACAACGTGTACTTCTGGGCCGACGGGACGCCGATGGCCCGCACCGGCTGGGTGCAGCGACAGGCGATGCCGCTGAAGGACATCCCCGAGGACGTCCGCTGGGCGGTCCTCGCGGCCGAGAACGCGAGCTTCTACAGCGACCCCGGCATCTCCTTCAAGGGCATCACCCGCGCCCTGTTCCGCACGATCGGCCAGGGCGACACCCAGGGCGGCTCCACGATCACCCAGCAGTACGTCAAGAACGTCTATCTGAACCAGAACCAGACGGTCAGCCGCAAGTTCACCGAGGCGATGATCTCCCTCAAGCTCGACGACCAGATGAGCAAGGACGACATCCTCGAGGGCTACCTCAACACCAGCTGGTTCGGCCGCGGCACCTACGGCATCCAGCGTGCCGCCCAGGCCTACTACGGCAAGGACGTCAGTCAACTCAACGCCAGCGAGGCCGCGTTCCTGGCCTCCCTCCTCAGGGGCGCGGGCCTCTACGACCCGACCCTGAGCTCCGCCAACCGCGCCCGTGCCGTCGAGCGCTGGTCGTGGACCCTGGACCGGATGGTCGAGATCGGCAAGCTGTCGAAGGCCGAGCGCGCCAAGTACACGAAGTTCCCCGAGCCGCTCAAGGCCAACCCGCTGTACGACACCGGTGAGCAGAGCGACTACCTGGTCGAACTCGCCTCCCAGTACGCCAAGAAGGCCGGGAACATCTCCGACAAGGACTTCGACCTGGGCGGCTACCAGATCTACACGACCTTCGACAAGAAGCGCGAGACCCAGCTCACCGACGCCGTCACCAAGGCCCGCAAGAAGGCCCAGAAGGACGACCCGAAGGACGCCGCGGCCGCGCACTACGGCGCCTCCTCGGTGGCCGCCGACGGGCGGATCCTCGCCGTCTACGGCGGCCCCGACCACCGGACGCAGGGCTACAACGAGTCCAACGCCACCACCGTCCCCGCCGGGTCGGCCTTCCAGCCGTTCGTGTACGCGGCCGGCCTGGAGCACGGCATCCACAAGACCCGTGACGGGGAGACCACCGAGATCACCGGCGACTCGCTCTACGACGGCAACAACAAGGCGCTGTTGACCACCCCCGAGGGCTACTACTGGGACCGCAACGGCAAGCGGGTCGTCTCCGAGAACGACGGCGGCAAGTCCTACGGGCAGATCTCCCTGCACCGGGCTCTGGCCCGGTCGGTGAACACGCCGTTCATGCAGCTCGGCATGGACACCGGCCTGGACGTGGTGCGCTCCACCGCTGAGAAGTCCGGGCTGCTGTCCTCCAGCTTCGGGGCGCAGGTGCCCGCGCTGTCCACGGGCAGTGCCACGCCCAGCGCGATCCGCATGGCCAGCGGCTACGCCACCTTCGCCGCGGGCGGCAAGCACACCGAGCCGTACTCGGTGCGCATGATCACCAAGAACGGCACCAAGGTCGTCCTGGAGACCCCGGCCACCGACCGCGCGTTCGGCGCCGATGTGGCCGAGGAGGTCAACTCCGCGCTCGCGGACTCCTTCAGCCTCGCCCACCCGGACGACGTGCCCTCCTCGCAGCAGCAGGCCGCCCGGTCCGGCTCGCTCGGCCGGGTGACCGGGAAGGCGGGCACCACCCAGGACGACACCGCCGCCTGGTACGTCGGCTCCGCCAAGGCCGTGTCCACCGCCGTCGTCGTCTACCGCATCGACCTCACCAAGAGCCTCGAACCGCTTCCACTGAAGGGCATCGCCGGCACGACCCACGACAGCGTTCCGTACGGCATCTGGTCAGGTGCCATGAGCCCGCTCGGCTGA
- a CDS encoding amidase domain-containing protein, with protein sequence MKSRKLSGTRRRVTILGAAATSVVAGVALLPNWSAGAAVVDDPTVDAKTKATFQRLADAVFTDRTDALVTGAQGDRAKPLTNGFSGNVKLSSGTARSEGATVSSLEQRKDKLAKAGEKYSKAATTVTLNATRVTGRTAKAAVTETTTLTYAQARGDAPKTTGFQARHELTFKADQQGNWQLTGITDTDQGGLAVNTLSKPTSVKVNTAADDNPMPNAPRAATSWNPPAVPKTGTTYDYKAMAAYAEKYWNVYNKDYPDFNNHTAGGDCTNFVSQSLKAGGWKHVPGYVYDYTKWFGNADIQSDSFVGVNEWSWFAQNSKRTTPLANVYQLEVGDVLQMDFDRDGSKDHTMIVTYKANGMPYLTYHSNNTLRRSLSSILASYPNTYYYAYRT encoded by the coding sequence GTGAAGTCAAGGAAATTGAGCGGGACGCGCCGCCGCGTCACGATACTCGGGGCAGCGGCGACCTCGGTCGTCGCCGGAGTCGCGCTGCTGCCCAACTGGTCCGCAGGCGCCGCGGTCGTCGACGACCCCACGGTCGACGCCAAGACCAAGGCCACCTTCCAGCGGCTGGCGGACGCGGTCTTCACCGACCGTACGGACGCCCTCGTCACGGGCGCCCAGGGCGACCGCGCGAAGCCGCTGACCAACGGCTTCTCCGGTAACGTCAAGCTGTCCTCCGGCACCGCCCGCAGCGAGGGCGCCACGGTGTCCTCCCTGGAGCAGCGCAAGGACAAGCTCGCGAAGGCCGGCGAGAAGTACAGCAAGGCCGCCACCACCGTCACCCTGAACGCCACGCGCGTGACGGGCCGCACGGCCAAGGCCGCGGTCACCGAGACCACGACCCTGACCTACGCGCAGGCCCGCGGAGACGCGCCGAAGACCACCGGGTTCCAGGCCAGGCACGAGCTGACGTTCAAGGCCGACCAGCAGGGCAACTGGCAGCTCACCGGCATCACGGACACCGACCAGGGTGGCCTCGCCGTGAACACGCTGTCCAAGCCGACGTCCGTCAAGGTGAACACCGCGGCCGACGACAACCCGATGCCGAACGCCCCGCGCGCGGCGACCAGCTGGAACCCGCCCGCTGTCCCGAAGACCGGTACCACGTACGACTACAAGGCCATGGCGGCCTACGCCGAGAAGTACTGGAACGTCTACAACAAGGACTACCCGGACTTCAACAACCACACCGCCGGCGGCGACTGCACCAACTTCGTCAGCCAGTCTCTGAAGGCGGGCGGCTGGAAGCACGTCCCCGGCTACGTGTACGACTACACGAAGTGGTTCGGCAACGCCGACATCCAGTCGGACTCGTTCGTCGGCGTCAACGAGTGGTCCTGGTTCGCCCAGAACTCCAAGCGGACCACCCCGCTCGCCAACGTGTACCAGCTCGAGGTCGGCGACGTCCTCCAGATGGACTTCGACCGGGACGGGTCCAAGGACCACACGATGATCGTCACGTACAAGGCCAACGGCATGCCGTACCTGACGTACCACTCGAACAACACGCTGCGCAGGTCGCTGTCGAGCATCCTCGCGTCGTACCCGAACACGTACTACTACGCCTACCGCACCTGA
- a CDS encoding DUF4383 domain-containing protein — MATHVLHGRSGRRIRLNDHLPVDHRLNLVYRIGAGLMGLGLVVFGIFGIIDKIGFFDTGGDEVWSLNTNGALSWLSVGVGLLLFVGMVIGGNFASTLNMTLGVLFILSGFLNMALLETDYNFLAFKIQNCMLSFVIGILLMVFGMYGRVGSALPHDNPYWRARHPEE, encoded by the coding sequence ATGGCCACACACGTACTGCACGGCCGGTCCGGACGGCGGATCAGACTCAACGACCACCTGCCCGTCGACCATCGCCTGAACCTGGTCTACCGGATCGGCGCCGGGCTGATGGGCCTGGGTCTCGTCGTCTTCGGGATCTTCGGGATCATCGACAAAATCGGCTTCTTCGACACCGGCGGGGACGAGGTGTGGAGCCTGAACACCAACGGTGCGCTGAGCTGGCTGTCGGTCGGTGTCGGACTGCTGCTCTTCGTGGGCATGGTGATCGGCGGGAACTTCGCGTCGACGCTGAACATGACCCTCGGCGTCCTGTTCATCCTCAGCGGCTTCCTGAACATGGCGCTGCTGGAGACGGACTACAACTTCCTGGCCTTCAAGATCCAGAACTGCATGCTCAGCTTCGTGATCGGGATCCTGCTGATGGTCTTCGGGATGTACGGCAGGGTGGGATCCGCCCTGCCGCACGACAACCCGTACTGGCGGGCCCGTCATCCCGAGGAGTGA
- a CDS encoding DUF4097 family beta strand repeat-containing protein, producing the protein MARTTRTTGTTRTTGTARTRRSTRRALAAVVVVLAAGATACASADDDEHPDHRSFGLQGSTLTIDSDDSALEVVASDTAKAGTVDVTRWFQGSVTVGSSPKVTWSMKDDRLTLRMHCSGLVADCAAKHRVVVPRGVAVKIDSDDGSVRAQGFRDALSVRTKDGSVRVTDSSGPLELRSDDGSVRAEVASRTVNAHTKDGSVHLTLSAVPDRVESVSDDGSLTIALPAATYRVTTKTDDGGVHVSVPRDESSAHVVDARSADGEVTVKNAN; encoded by the coding sequence ATGGCCCGTACGACCCGTACGACCGGCACGACCCGTACGACCGGCACGGCCCGAACGCGCCGTTCGACCCGTAGGGCGCTCGCCGCCGTCGTCGTGGTCCTCGCCGCGGGAGCGACCGCCTGCGCCTCCGCCGACGACGACGAGCATCCCGACCACCGGTCCTTCGGCCTGCAGGGCAGCACGCTCACGATCGACTCCGACGACTCGGCGCTCGAGGTCGTCGCCTCGGACACGGCCAAGGCGGGCACGGTCGACGTCACCCGGTGGTTCCAGGGGTCGGTCACCGTCGGCAGCAGCCCGAAGGTGACCTGGTCGATGAAGGACGACCGGCTGACGCTGCGCATGCACTGCTCCGGCCTGGTCGCCGACTGCGCCGCCAAGCACCGCGTCGTGGTGCCCCGGGGCGTCGCCGTGAAGATCGACAGCGACGACGGCAGCGTGCGGGCGCAGGGCTTCCGGGACGCGCTGAGCGTGCGTACCAAGGACGGTTCCGTACGCGTCACCGACTCCAGCGGGCCGCTGGAGCTGCGCAGCGACGACGGCTCCGTACGCGCCGAGGTCGCCTCGCGCACGGTGAACGCGCACACGAAGGACGGCTCGGTGCACCTGACCCTGAGCGCCGTACCGGACCGGGTGGAGTCGGTCAGCGACGACGGCTCGCTGACGATCGCGCTGCCCGCGGCGACGTACCGGGTGACCACGAAGACCGACGACGGCGGGGTGCATGTGTCCGTCCCGCGCGACGAGTCCAGCGCGCATGTCGTGGACGCGCGCAGCGCCGACGGCGAAGTCACCGTCAAGAACGCGAACTAA